The proteins below come from a single Campylobacter sp. CCUG 57310 genomic window:
- a CDS encoding M23 family metallopeptidase, producing MKKIFLIVAICLNLVAQSIINGDVEIVQIGSNFAGNLSIDGKKRSWHPHPEDKNLKFAIVSASYHKKGELVLKNELNGEITSVIFKVEQGDYKKEKISVEPSKVTPPKDVLERIEKERKEASKIYATYSKGLKFNSEFISPMSSVITSEFGTARVFNDLVKSYHSGTDFRAAIGTPVVSSNDGIVVIAKDRYYAGGSVVIDHGEGIYTQYYHLSRIDVKLGAKIKKGEIIGLSGASGRVSGPHLHFGVIVNSVQVNPINFIKKINALF from the coding sequence ATGAAAAAGATTTTTTTAATAGTGGCAATATGCCTAAATTTGGTAGCTCAGAGCATTATAAACGGCGATGTTGAAATAGTTCAGATTGGTTCAAATTTTGCAGGAAATTTGAGTATCGACGGTAAAAAAAGAAGTTGGCATCCTCATCCAGAAGATAAAAATTTAAAATTTGCCATAGTTTCAGCAAGCTATCATAAAAAGGGCGAGTTGGTTTTAAAAAACGAGTTAAACGGCGAAATTACGAGCGTTATTTTTAAAGTGGAGCAAGGAGATTATAAAAAAGAAAAGATAAGCGTAGAGCCTTCAAAAGTAACTCCGCCAAAAGATGTCTTAGAAAGAATTGAAAAGGAGCGCAAAGAGGCTAGTAAAATTTATGCGACCTATTCAAAAGGGCTTAAATTTAACTCCGAGTTTATTAGTCCCATGAGCTCTGTTATCACAAGCGAATTTGGAACTGCTAGAGTTTTTAACGATCTGGTTAAGAGCTATCACTCAGGAACCGATTTTCGTGCGGCTATCGGTACTCCTGTAGTGTCCAGCAATGACGGTATAGTCGTAATCGCAAAAGATAGATACTACGCCGGAGGCTCGGTTGTGATAGATCACGGAGAGGGAATTTATACGCAGTATTATCATTTAAGCAGGATTGACGTAAAGCTTGGCGCAAAGATAAAAAAGGGCGAGATAATCGGACTAAGCGGAGCTAGCGGCAGAGTTAGCGGTCCTCATCTTCATTTTGGCGTTATCGTAAACTCAGTGCAGGTAAATCCGATAAATTTCATCAAAAAGATAAACGCTCTTTTTTAG
- a CDS encoding lipid-binding SYLF domain-containing protein, with the protein MNRLFKVTLGLLVMFQFGLADLTQNQKVRTALNILDSFGRGNKSYNLKDIKAIAIIPNMTKGGVIITGHSGSGIFVARNDDNEWSSPVFIDYRGAGVGVQAGYQSSDLILLFKSSRSYDGLVNGKGSIDVSADASFFKSGVKTGIMTDLPEISAWATTPADNSGLFVGVSMNVSNIVVNNQDTNDYYERIYNIEDIYNNSPKESRYTQKLKEVILKYFD; encoded by the coding sequence ATGAATAGATTGTTCAAAGTTACGCTTGGACTGCTTGTAATGTTTCAATTCGGGCTTGCCGATCTTACTCAAAATCAAAAAGTAAGAACAGCGCTTAATATACTTGATAGCTTTGGAAGAGGAAACAAAAGCTACAATTTAAAAGATATTAAAGCAATCGCGATCATTCCAAACATGACAAAAGGCGGAGTTATCATAACCGGTCATAGCGGAAGCGGAATTTTTGTCGCAAGAAACGATGATAACGAGTGGAGCAGCCCTGTATTTATCGATTACAGAGGTGCTGGCGTTGGCGTGCAGGCAGGATATCAGTCAAGCGATTTAATTTTGCTTTTTAAATCAAGCAGATCATATGACGGACTGGTAAACGGTAAAGGCTCAATTGATGTAAGCGCAGATGCTTCGTTTTTTAAATCGGGTGTTAAAACAGGGATCATGACGGATTTGCCTGAAATTTCGGCTTGGGCTACTACTCCTGCTGATAATTCGGGGCTTTTTGTAGGCGTTAGCATGAATGTATCAAACATCGTAGTAAATAATCAAGATACAAATGACTACTACGAAAGAATCTACAATATCGAAGACATATACAACAACTCTCCAAAAGAGAGCAGATACACTCAAAAGTTAAAAGAAGTTATACTGAAATATTTTGATTAA
- a CDS encoding Fur family transcriptional regulator, translating into MQNFDKFYSKFSAFLKDFNYKNSIQKERILKILYVSDEHLSAADIKAIFKDEFEESISLTAIYQFLNFLEEIALAISFEKGGVKKFELNLKSHHDHIICIKCGKVASFYDETIERRQDEICKEREFKNEGHTMILYGVCAQCQI; encoded by the coding sequence ATGCAAAATTTTGATAAATTCTATTCAAAATTTTCGGCTTTCTTAAAAGACTTTAACTATAAAAATTCTATCCAAAAAGAAAGAATCCTAAAGATACTTTATGTCAGTGATGAGCACTTAAGTGCAGCCGATATAAAGGCTATTTTCAAGGATGAATTTGAAGAGAGTATAAGCCTGACGGCAATTTATCAATTTTTAAATTTTCTTGAGGAGATAGCTCTTGCTATAAGCTTTGAAAAAGGCGGGGTTAAGAAATTTGAGCTAAATTTAAAATCGCATCACGATCATATAATATGCATAAAATGCGGCAAAGTGGCTAGCTTTTACGATGAAACGATAGAGCGAAGACAAGATGAAATTTGCAAAGAGAGAGAATTTAAAAACGAAGGACACACAATGATACTTTACGGAGTTTGCGCACAATGTCAAATTTAG
- a CDS encoding cation-translocating P-type ATPase gives MSNLVIKSKTNGRVRLKSKEFSPANIGKIEKILQNKVKNLRLNPYCHSLIVHFDESKINLDEIFKNLKRAIPNLIPDQNLADKPSLKDKSKRISKSASKACLPCSVDTKPNWKIKLLKFSALTLIAGAIFVKEHIMLTPIGIISKLALGAFSLYLSVPLLKEGLSELKEKKISLQSFIAFALIIAILGGEVTAAFEIIYILRGSMLFEEYTANKSRREIENLISLDAKKAYVLQGDLEVEIPLEEIKEKDIIVCRSGEKIVADGVIVNGSAEINEAIINGRSESVYKQKHDSVFANTLVEKGRIYIKVSATGSETYISRVISEVQKSLANKSQSELSADKLASRVLKLGSALSVGTFFAMGSFLRAFSVMIVMSCPCSTVLAASSAISAGIARAAKDGILIKGGEFLENISQSDVFCFDKTGTLTTSKPVLVHFELKKGVSKEEFFKIAASCEYHNTHPLAVSILEYTKSLGISVNSKFKSEILPGLGVKATFENSEYLLGNLNLLKNHGIKRVNFKVDEFKNNANTIVYLAKDGVVLGFMAYEHEIREGSVEAIEALKNRGVKKVVLLTGDDEKVATAFAKKFKFDEIYHSLMPDDKAKIVEYLKAHGKVVMIGDGVNDTLAMSKADVGVSFASGGSEAAIEISNIAITNSRPMDIIRLYDLSKFALKVVNQNYQIGTSTNMLGAALGALGVLNPAGAGLVHIAHTAGIIANSSRIGIKS, from the coding sequence ATGTCAAATTTAGTTATAAAGTCCAAAACAAACGGACGCGTGAGGCTAAAATCAAAAGAATTTAGCCCGGCCAATATAGGCAAGATAGAAAAAATATTGCAAAATAAAGTTAAAAATTTAAGGCTCAATCCCTACTGCCACTCACTTATAGTGCATTTTGACGAGAGTAAGATAAATTTAGATGAAATTTTTAAAAATTTAAAAAGAGCCATTCCGAATTTAATTCCAGATCAAAATTTAGCAGACAAACCAAGCTTAAAAGATAAAAGCAAAAGAATTTCAAAAAGCGCTTCAAAAGCCTGTTTGCCTTGCAGTGTAGATACTAAACCTAACTGGAAAATCAAACTTCTAAAATTTTCAGCCCTTACTCTGATAGCAGGAGCGATTTTTGTTAAAGAGCATATCATGCTAACCCCGATCGGCATTATCTCTAAACTTGCTCTTGGCGCATTTAGTCTCTATCTTTCCGTCCCGCTTTTAAAAGAGGGCCTAAGCGAGCTAAAAGAGAAGAAAATCAGCCTTCAAAGCTTCATCGCATTTGCGCTTATTATCGCGATTTTAGGCGGAGAAGTAACGGCTGCATTTGAGATCATCTACATACTTAGAGGAAGTATGCTCTTTGAAGAATACACGGCGAACAAATCTCGCAGAGAGATTGAAAATTTAATAAGCTTAGATGCCAAAAAAGCGTATGTCCTGCAAGGAGATTTGGAAGTGGAAATTCCGCTTGAAGAGATAAAAGAAAAAGACATTATAGTATGTAGAAGCGGAGAGAAGATCGTAGCCGACGGAGTTATCGTAAACGGAAGTGCAGAGATAAACGAAGCTATCATAAACGGTCGAAGCGAGAGCGTTTATAAACAAAAGCACGATAGCGTCTTTGCAAATACGCTCGTTGAAAAAGGCAGAATATACATCAAAGTAAGCGCAACAGGCAGTGAAACGTATATTTCAAGAGTGATTAGCGAAGTGCAAAAAAGCCTTGCAAACAAAAGCCAGAGCGAACTAAGCGCCGATAAGCTGGCTAGCCGCGTGCTAAAGCTGGGCTCGGCTTTAAGCGTTGGGACGTTTTTTGCGATGGGTTCGTTTCTAAGAGCTTTTAGCGTGATGATCGTGATGAGCTGTCCTTGCTCTACGGTGCTTGCCGCAAGCTCGGCAATAAGCGCCGGCATAGCAAGAGCCGCAAAAGACGGAATCCTCATAAAAGGCGGAGAATTTTTAGAAAATATCAGCCAAAGCGATGTGTTTTGCTTTGATAAAACGGGCACTTTAACTACAAGCAAGCCGGTATTGGTGCATTTTGAGCTTAAAAAAGGCGTTAGCAAGGAGGAGTTTTTCAAAATTGCGGCAAGCTGCGAATACCACAACACTCACCCGCTTGCAGTCTCAATCCTTGAATATACAAAATCACTTGGCATAAGCGTAAATTCAAAATTTAAAAGCGAAATTTTACCCGGTCTTGGCGTAAAAGCGACATTTGAAAACAGCGAGTATCTGCTTGGAAATTTAAATCTGCTCAAAAATCACGGAATAAAAAGAGTAAATTTTAAAGTTGATGAATTTAAAAACAATGCAAACACTATCGTATATCTCGCAAAAGACGGCGTTGTGCTAGGCTTTATGGCGTATGAACACGAGATAAGAGAAGGAAGCGTAGAAGCGATAGAAGCTTTAAAAAACAGAGGTGTAAAAAAGGTCGTTTTATTAACGGGAGATGATGAGAAGGTAGCGACCGCATTTGCAAAGAAATTTAAATTTGACGAGATTTATCACTCGCTAATGCCTGATGATAAGGCTAAGATCGTGGAGTATTTGAAAGCCCACGGTAAAGTCGTAATGATAGGAGACGGCGTAAACGATACGCTTGCTATGAGCAAAGCGGATGTGGGTGTATCCTTTGCCAGCGGAGGAAGTGAAGCCGCGATAGAAATTTCAAATATAGCTATAACAAACTCAAGACCTATGGATATAATCAGGCTTTACGACCTAAGCAAATTCGCACTTAAAGTAGTAAATCAAAACTACCAAATCGGCACAAGTACAAATATGCTAGGAGCCGCTCTTGGCGCTCTTGGAGTGCTAAACCCTGCCGGAGCAGGTCTGGTACATATAGCTCATACCGCAGGGATCATAGCAAATTCAAGCAGAATAGGCATAAAAAGTTGA
- a CDS encoding HMA2 domain-containing protein, giving the protein MTATPNLVATDMILKIASYFTPIHHTTGRLRVRVSSKIKDEAQNLDISKIDEMINSIDGIKSVKFNKLIGSVTIEYDKEVFAKEIWDDLLAGRNMDQISIRINELARNIYAK; this is encoded by the coding sequence TTGACCGCAACGCCAAATTTAGTAGCCACGGATATGATTTTAAAGATAGCTTCGTATTTCACGCCGATTCACCACACTACAGGACGCTTAAGAGTGCGCGTTAGCAGCAAGATAAAAGACGAAGCGCAAAATTTAGACATAAGCAAAATAGACGAGATGATAAACAGTATAGACGGCATAAAAAGCGTCAAATTTAATAAACTTATAGGCTCGGTAACCATAGAATACGATAAAGAAGTATTTGCAAAAGAAATTTGGGACGATCTGCTTGCGGGCAGAAACATGGATCAAATTTCAATCAGGATAAACGAACTTGCAAGGAATATATATGCAAAATGA
- a CDS encoding aminotransferase, protein MQNENFDEILVTACALESRGVKLYENLQKQDDVFAQILAVRKSGLTLLEQSYGSVSYKEQECFFAPSNDIQSSLIKALNYEIELNAAYENLTQNCNDEGLRDILFRLWATSHNEYIPALKARLCTELNAQNNGYASNFNKQEYKKDDCDDDDKDEYKKHEYGDKFGFGGFNENSFKEMSKILEKVASGRGSQEDIAALLNSPHISFFGGLALGGLAGVFLNNMIKQEGKEDDKQNQQ, encoded by the coding sequence ATGCAAAATGAGAATTTTGATGAAATTTTAGTTACGGCGTGCGCGCTTGAGTCAAGAGGCGTAAAGCTGTATGAGAATTTGCAAAAGCAAGATGATGTCTTTGCTCAAATTTTAGCGGTTAGAAAAAGCGGTCTAACGCTTTTAGAGCAAAGCTACGGAAGCGTTAGTTATAAGGAGCAGGAATGCTTTTTTGCGCCGTCAAACGACATTCAAAGCTCGCTTATAAAAGCTCTTAATTACGAGATAGAATTAAATGCCGCATATGAAAATTTAACTCAAAATTGCAATGATGAGGGCTTAAGAGATATATTGTTTAGACTTTGGGCCACTTCTCATAACGAATACATACCTGCTCTTAAAGCAAGGCTATGTACCGAGCTAAATGCCCAAAACAATGGCTATGCATCAAATTTCAACAAGCAAGAGTATAAAAAAGATGATTGCGATGATGATGATAAAGATGAGTATAAAAAGCATGAATACGGCGATAAATTCGGCTTTGGCGGATTTAACGAGAACTCATTTAAAGAGATGAGTAAAATTTTAGAAAAAGTAGCCTCAGGTAGAGGATCACAAGAAGATATTGCGGCGCTTTTAAACAGTCCTCATATATCATTTTTCGGTGGGCTTGCACTAGGTGGGCTTGCCGGGGTATTTTTAAACAACATGATAAAACAAGAAGGCAAAGAAGATGATAAACAAAACCAACAATAA
- a CDS encoding Cys/Met metabolism pyridoxal-phosphate-dependent enzyme — MNPLTSTTRLPIDHMISGALIAGITVGGLSYNEYKKGNISCKEATKKTLKLGLQGGIAAACAISASNKLVRRNYIGAALTTAIGVGTIVLTEKLINPEEQI, encoded by the coding sequence ATGAACCCGCTAACTTCAACAACAAGGCTTCCTATCGATCATATGATAAGCGGAGCCTTAATCGCAGGCATAACGGTGGGCGGACTAAGCTACAACGAATACAAAAAAGGCAACATAAGCTGCAAAGAAGCGACTAAAAAAACTCTAAAGCTAGGCTTGCAAGGAGGCATAGCCGCAGCTTGTGCGATCAGTGCTTCAAATAAACTCGTAAGAAGAAACTATATAGGTGCGGCGCTTACTACGGCAATCGGCGTAGGGACTATAGTATTAACAGAAAAATTAATAAATCCAGAGGAACAAATATGA
- a CDS encoding YtxH domain-containing protein, producing MNNPYINSTQTVNKLNDDGSTTTTTTTVRTTGMPSAFDKSVNGALKDFVPENFNAAHFIKGALIGGAVAYVLSNEKAQQAIFSAIVKGSNLLQAGFEELKERFEDVKAEIESQK from the coding sequence ATGAACAACCCTTATATAAATTCAACTCAAACCGTAAACAAGCTAAACGATGACGGAAGCACTACTACGACGACAACGACCGTAAGAACTACGGGCATGCCAAGTGCTTTTGACAAAAGCGTAAATGGCGCATTAAAAGACTTCGTTCCTGAAAATTTTAACGCCGCTCACTTCATCAAAGGAGCTTTAATAGGCGGTGCGGTAGCTTACGTATTATCAAATGAAAAAGCTCAACAAGCGATATTCTCCGCTATCGTAAAGGGATCAAATTTGCTTCAAGCCGGATTTGAGGAGCTAAAAGAACGATTTGAAGACGTAAAGGCTGAAATTGAGTCACAAAAATAA
- a CDS encoding heavy metal translocating P-type ATPase, whose translation MSHKNKIRIAHQSKNRVRFICDEITSNCDESFLEAQISEFKYVKSVRLNKKAKSIIVEFYSNLDDITKFLENLKIKNLTKTKEEPSKAEIYKAALSMALNPLLPDHKFKGLATLYASAPLFSEGIKELFSEGVTSKVLESMAVGVSLARRDFLAANSTNLMLALGEYMEESAVHRSDDLVKELAKPNIEEVWVEKIEKGKKTLTKVATQSVKIGDIVVVGAGESIGIDGYIVEGAASVNQVSMTGEAEPVKKERGDRVMSGTVVEDGRIKIWAEGVGEETATARIKQYIQSSLNEKSSVGLKATKLADKLVPVTLSLAGLSYIMSSDMTRVASVLQADYSCALKLATPVAFKSSISKAGRNGVLIKGAKAIEALAAADTFVFDKTGTLTYGSLQVVEIHSFKENVSKSELLNLTASAEEHYFHPVAEAIVKAAREIGFHHIHHDEVEFIVAHGVKTYVGGKEVVIGSRHFLEDDEKICFKEHESIISNAITNGLTLLYVGYDKELLGVIAMKDTMRENAKEALKQLKKMGVKELIMLTGDIESKAHQVANELGIDRVFANCLPTDKAKIIERLKQEGKNVAFIGDGINDAPSLMRANVGISMQKGADIAKATADISLLKDDIYAVVTAKDMANKTMRLINTNFNATVGINSLILAGATFGLLNPIATAFLHNGTTIGLLANSMKGVRLKKGDS comes from the coding sequence TTGAGTCACAAAAATAAAATTCGCATCGCTCATCAAAGCAAAAACCGAGTTAGGTTTATCTGCGATGAGATCACTTCAAACTGCGATGAAAGTTTTTTAGAAGCTCAAATTTCGGAATTTAAATACGTAAAAAGCGTAAGGCTCAATAAAAAAGCAAAGAGCATAATCGTAGAATTTTACTCAAATTTAGACGATATAACTAAATTTTTAGAAAATTTAAAGATCAAAAACCTAACTAAAACAAAAGAAGAGCCAAGCAAGGCAGAAATCTATAAAGCGGCTTTATCTATGGCGCTTAATCCGCTTTTGCCCGATCATAAATTTAAAGGATTAGCCACGCTTTACGCATCGGCTCCGCTTTTTAGCGAAGGTATTAAGGAGCTTTTTAGCGAAGGTGTCACATCAAAAGTACTTGAATCCATGGCTGTTGGAGTAAGTCTTGCAAGGCGTGATTTCTTGGCGGCAAACAGTACAAATTTGATGCTTGCGCTTGGTGAATACATGGAAGAAAGCGCAGTTCACAGAAGCGATGATTTGGTAAAAGAGCTTGCAAAGCCAAATATCGAAGAGGTCTGGGTAGAAAAGATAGAAAAAGGCAAAAAAACCCTTACGAAAGTAGCCACCCAAAGCGTAAAGATAGGTGATATCGTAGTAGTGGGTGCAGGCGAAAGTATCGGTATAGACGGATATATAGTAGAAGGCGCGGCAAGCGTAAATCAAGTATCCATGACAGGTGAAGCCGAACCCGTGAAAAAAGAGCGCGGCGATCGTGTGATGAGCGGAACGGTAGTTGAGGATGGACGCATAAAAATTTGGGCGGAAGGAGTCGGCGAAGAGACGGCGACAGCTCGCATAAAGCAATACATCCAAAGCTCGCTTAATGAAAAATCAAGCGTCGGGCTAAAGGCTACCAAGCTTGCCGATAAGCTAGTGCCAGTAACCTTATCGCTTGCCGGTCTTTCTTATATCATGAGTAGCGACATGACTCGTGTAGCTTCAGTGCTTCAGGCTGATTACTCATGCGCTCTTAAGCTTGCAACTCCCGTTGCCTTTAAGTCAAGCATATCAAAGGCGGGTCGCAACGGAGTTCTCATAAAAGGAGCAAAGGCCATAGAGGCGCTTGCCGCTGCGGATACATTTGTATTTGACAAGACCGGCACGCTTACTTACGGAAGCTTGCAGGTAGTAGAAATCCACTCGTTTAAAGAAAACGTAAGCAAAAGCGAGCTTTTAAATTTAACGGCAAGCGCAGAGGAGCACTACTTCCATCCTGTAGCAGAAGCCATCGTAAAAGCGGCTCGCGAGATAGGATTTCACCATATCCACCATGACGAGGTTGAATTTATCGTAGCTCACGGCGTTAAGACTTATGTAGGCGGCAAGGAAGTCGTGATAGGCAGTAGGCATTTTCTTGAAGATGATGAGAAAATTTGCTTCAAAGAGCATGAAAGCATCATAAGCAACGCCATTACCAACGGACTAACCCTTCTTTACGTAGGATATGATAAAGAGCTCTTGGGCGTAATAGCCATGAAAGATACGATGAGAGAAAACGCCAAAGAAGCACTTAAGCAGCTTAAAAAAATGGGCGTAAAAGAGCTCATAATGCTAACCGGCGATATCGAAAGTAAGGCTCATCAAGTAGCAAACGAGCTTGGTATCGATAGGGTATTTGCCAACTGTTTGCCTACGGATAAGGCAAAGATCATAGAGCGCCTCAAACAAGAGGGCAAAAACGTAGCTTTCATAGGTGATGGCATAAACGATGCGCCGAGCCTTATGCGTGCAAATGTCGGTATAAGTATGCAAAAGGGTGCCGATATAGCAAAAGCCACGGCTGACATAAGCCTGCTAAAAGACGATATATACGCAGTTGTTACCGCAAAAGATATGGCAAATAAAACCATGCGACTTATAAATACGAATTTTAACGCCACGGTCGGCATCAATTCGCTTATATTAGCAGGCGCTACATTTGGGCTTTTAAACCCTATCGCAACTGCATTTTTGCATAACGGCACCACGATAGGACTACTTGCAAATTCCATGAAAGGCGTAAGGCTTAAAAAGGGCGATTCATAA